From the Armatimonadia bacterium genome, one window contains:
- the murC gene encoding UDP-N-acetylmuramate--L-alanine ligase, translating to MELDKNQHVFFAGIGGVSMSGLAHALLKLGFTVSGSDIADSPTVQALRADGATVHIGHAASNVTGSKVVIRTTAVPDGNPEIVAAKVAGIPIHHRSELLAWMCRGKHGIAISGTHGKSSTTAMAATVFLAAGTDPTVFVGAESPLLGGNFRLGDGDAVIFEACESDGSFVHYVGTSQVITSIEADHLDQHGSIEGVIHAFERFAAVADREGFIVYNADSPVVTRVAETSPTAHHLSYGLHVPADLQARKVQITAQGSDFELLYHDEKVCDVHLQVMGEHMVSNALAALGCAVASGLDLCEAARGVATYHTIGRRFEFVAECKGVRIVDDYAHHPTEIQATLAAARKTHEGRLVAVFQPHLRSRTRDLLTEFGQSFRDADLVVLTDIYQPRDDGLEFFDVSHLVDEIRRNEPDKPLELVRDKTQLAQALKELVRPGDLVLTLGAGDIYKVGQQLAELLV from the coding sequence CTCGCCCACGCCTTGCTCAAGCTCGGGTTCACCGTTTCGGGCTCGGACATCGCCGATAGCCCGACCGTGCAGGCTTTGCGCGCAGACGGTGCGACCGTCCACATCGGCCATGCGGCCAGCAACGTTACCGGCTCGAAGGTCGTGATCCGCACGACCGCGGTGCCCGACGGCAACCCGGAGATCGTTGCTGCCAAGGTCGCCGGCATCCCGATCCATCACCGGTCGGAGCTCCTTGCCTGGATGTGCCGGGGCAAGCACGGGATCGCAATCTCGGGAACTCATGGCAAGTCGAGCACAACGGCCATGGCTGCCACTGTCTTCCTGGCCGCCGGGACCGATCCGACGGTCTTCGTCGGGGCCGAATCGCCGCTTCTGGGCGGCAACTTCCGGCTTGGCGACGGTGATGCCGTGATCTTCGAGGCCTGCGAGAGCGATGGCAGCTTCGTGCACTATGTGGGCACTTCGCAGGTCATCACGAGTATCGAGGCCGATCACCTCGACCAGCATGGGAGCATCGAGGGGGTCATCCATGCCTTCGAGCGCTTTGCCGCTGTTGCCGACCGAGAAGGCTTCATCGTCTACAACGCCGACTCGCCGGTAGTCACTCGGGTAGCCGAGACCTCACCGACAGCGCATCATCTATCCTACGGGCTGCACGTCCCTGCCGACCTGCAGGCCCGGAAGGTGCAGATCACGGCGCAAGGCTCCGACTTCGAGTTGCTGTACCATGACGAGAAAGTCTGCGACGTTCACCTCCAGGTGATGGGCGAGCACATGGTCAGCAATGCGCTCGCGGCCCTTGGGTGCGCCGTCGCCTCCGGTCTTGACCTGTGCGAGGCGGCCCGGGGAGTGGCCACCTACCACACGATTGGACGGCGCTTCGAGTTCGTGGCCGAGTGCAAGGGTGTCCGGATCGTCGACGACTACGCCCATCATCCGACGGAGATCCAGGCGACGCTTGCGGCGGCTCGGAAGACCCATGAAGGGCGACTGGTAGCTGTGTTCCAGCCCCATCTACGCAGCCGCACACGGGACCTGCTCACCGAGTTCGGGCAGTCCTTCCGCGACGCCGATCTGGTGGTCTTGACCGACATCTACCAGCCTCGCGACGATGGCCTGGAGTTCTTCGATGTCAGCCATCTGGTGGACGAAATCCGGCGCAACGAGCCCGACAAGCCCCTCGAGCTGGTTCGTGACAAGACCCAGCTCGCGCAGGCGCTGAAGGAACTGGTGCGTCCGGGCGACCTCGTGCTCACGCTTGGGGCCGGCGATATCTACAAGGTCGGTCAGCAGTTGGCCGAGCTCCTTGTCTGA